AAGTGTGACTGGATTGTATCCACGATTACTGCGTCCATCTTTTCCTGGGTATTGATGAATACAATTAAGTTAACCATCATCTTCAAATACATGAACATTTTATAAAGTAGGTCACAAACAACTATAAGCATTCTCATTTAAGCAGTAAACGCTAACATTGTTACCGCAAACTTAGACCAGAATGAAGTCAATAAAGCATATATgcgttatttaaacaataaaatgctttcttcggTGATTtacatgcgggttatgaaggtggcgatattgcagaaaaaatgcataacCCAAGTTAACGGGGTTATGTCATTTTCTTCAGCAATGATCTCTATATACCatcataacccacatgaatcatcaaagaaagcattttattgtttatttttacatcgttCTTTCAAATAAAGAGATTACTGTTAATGGACATCAGTACTGTACGtttttgagtctgacatcatcatgattatttcgtgcagtccatgATTTTGCTTAGGTCAcagtaggtttcgaccaatggataaatggggcgtgtagatttcagacACATTGTCAGTCCTATCTGTTTTTATAGAGGTGTGAAttactataagtttccgtaagaaataaagggaattaaactcggtaaatttaaaaatataaaatatattgtccATAAAACTGCCGACATCAAACCTCCAGATAGTGCATCTCGGCCAGTCTAACTGAAACCATTCCAGTTTTAATCAGACCgacgagtgtaaggagaagggggggggggggtaatcagACTGCATCTCTACTTGATAATACAAGAAAAActtttcaatcaaaataaaaagaatgtttattcaattataaaacaacaaagaacAACAAAAGAACATTAGTGAATTTCAATAAATACGGAGATTCTTTCACTTGGAGAGATTCTATGAactaaatgtttataatgtgtTTGATTATGTCTGTAATATACAGAAACTATATCTTTCATCCATTTTTACTGTTGTTGTGCTCTTCACACtgttaaagaaaaaagataaatatattgtaaaggtacaatttcatattttgttataatggaacaatgaaatataagctatagacattctacatacatgtatttacatgtatcggTTTTCGTTTTGTAAACTTTACGTATATCGATTTTATGACATATCTTCTGACAATGAAGCGTAGAGATATGCCAGGTGTTGAGGACGTACCGTTCACATGAAGGCCGAGTGTTTGTTCTGGGAGTGGTGTAGCTGGTTCCCCTCCTGGTGTTTGTGTGGCTCCGTGGATATCGCCAGCACCGCGTGGTAGGATTTCACAACGTGGCTGTGCTCCGACGGTTCGCTACAATCCTCTGCGGCTGAAAGGCAAATCAAAGTATTGTTAGCGAATCAATGGATTTGGGATGAGTGTCAGtatataatctctctctctctctctctctctctctctctctctctctctcgtagatgattatataacatatatacattCATCTTGTAGTAATACGTCAATTATCGAATAAAATAATAGAATCTACGTAATGTATAGCAATAAATTAGATGAAATCAAGTACCAGGCAGTGAGCCGAGGCCCACTTTTTCGGCAATATCTGGATGGGTCTCTTGGAGAGCATCACTCATGTCTCTGGCGCTGGACGGATTCCGAGACATCAGCAGATCTAGTAGTTTCGGCACGGCTTCCTCTACCTCTAAGTTTAGCAGATCTTTGTTAGTTTGTTGGTCGATCTGGCCTTTTCTGACGAGATTATCGAGAAGGGTGGGAAGATGAAGCGAACGCTGTAGTAATGGCAAGTTCTGATTTAGCTTCCCCCAAATCTCACTTCCCATATATGGGTATCGATTCCTACAACACTATAATAATAATACgatatgtacatataaatacaatgaagcaatgtgattaaataattaatttacgTATTGTCATTCCATGGTTTAACTAATTAAATACAACTGGGGTAGCTTAGAAGTCTTTCTGACGTGTCTACGTAATATCTCTCTTTGAAATGAGACACTTGCAATCAATTATAAAACCTTGGTATTTTTGAGAAGAGACGATCGTTTACCCGGAAGCTGAAATATGTAATACTTGCAAGTACATGCATGATATTTGGTACAATATTTCATCATCAATTTTATTGATGGTTTAAATAACGTCTTTAAGATTCACATATATTATACTATAATTAAAAAGACAACCCAAATCCATCCAAAGATACTGCAATGAACACAATAAACTTCATAACATACATAGAACTAAGTCTTCTTCTTTCGATTTTACGAAGTCTCGttgtacatgtgtacatttatataaaattaatcaacCGATCAACCTCAAAAGGCAATATTGATCCGTCGATTTACGTAATGAAGATAAAtctgtacatgttttatttaatacaaattaattatactcaaacatattatattaggaatttaattgttatacatCTACTTACACGTGTGATCCCTTTCCACAAGCCTATATCCGCGTGTATAAGATTTTAGATTGTTCAACATCAACAAACGCGAATGCGCGCGCAACCACGCATTGATTAAAGGATTGGTGAGGGTAATGCAGGGGGCTAGTTATCTAGTTATCCACGGCTAGTTATAGCGTTACGTTTAGGGTGATGAAAAACTGGGTTTTTGCCAtcattatgttttcattatatttatgaaTGCTCTACAGGGTTTAATGTGTTTATTCaccaaatatatattatattgttcaGATTAACACACTGCAAccctttttttcaaatgcgGTAGTTATTTTTCCTGCAACCAATTCGatcactttttattttaaaaaattatttatttttgttgttttaaaaccaAGCGCGGATCATTTAAAAGAGGATATGTATGATGTACTGACATCCATACatgatattttctctttatacCTTTTTCGTTTGCAATTCATGtaataataatcaaatttgGGAAGAGTTTCACTGCCTATCAATAATGTAATGTACTATATCTTCACGGTCAAAAAGGGATTTATTTAGCAAGAACATATTATGTTCAACcctatatatctttatatccCCACCAATAATAAGGTAAGGGTATATTTTTTAACTCATGTGAAATATATACAACGTCAGGTGACTGTGGTTCGACCAAATACTCTTAAGTTTTGTAATTTAAGATATCGTCAAACTgcaactttatttcttaaaaaaaaaaactatatatccagaatttttttttatgagattgTCTATTCTccgcaaaaaaaataaatatagatcTTCATGTATATATAGCTTTGCTCAGATTCTAGACTAGTTGTTTATCtgttaatatgttttaataaCTTGTACGATTATACTGTTTTGAgagaataaatgaattaaattaattattacaCCACTGAATTTCAGATCTGTACTGTACGTTTGGTAGGAAAACTTGGGGATGAGAGTCATGTACTCGGAGTGTATATACGCAATGTGAaaccgtacatgtatattccatcATTGCTTtgtataaattgaaataattacgTTGTATAATAAACTCAgtagcaatatgagctgcaattttcgtgttgatttatttttacgaaaatgttattttctaataaaatgaccaaaaatatcatgtttttaaattttcatttaaaaatattcttgatatgaattttatattaagagtacttttcaaaattgtaaaaaaaaaatgcaaaactttATTGAATGATATATACATGATTCAACATTTCACGACTTGACGATATATCTTATAATGACACGACAGTTTATTTTTGTCAACGCACTTGACAGTACTAAAAGTGCgattgtaattatatttattgatttcttATTAAGATTTCCTCGTTCCTAGAGTTCGCACGGTGTGTATAAAATGTACGAACTTGCAAATTCTTTTGATAAAAGTGCATATTTCCATCTGAAAAGTTCACGCGAATGACGGACTCTAAAATTATTAACTTAAAGTATTTCTGTGTGTCTCTTTTTCCTccgtataataataataatcatacgacaagttttaaaattaaacctaATGAAGAATAATTGAATAAGAAACTTTTATGATTATCTGTACTTGAATTAATTTGTGTGAAACTTTATAAAGTGTTCGTCTCTCAAAAATAAGGCGAATGAAAGGTATAGCTCAAaacaaaaccaagaaaaattAGCAACTGTCAAAATAATATTACTAACGgagtaaaaataataatgataattgtCTTACTTATTAAACTGATTTCAGAATTACTCCCTTCATTTAAAACACAAGAAGTAAAGGTTCACCGATTCCTTTTTCATCAAAGAAAAGAATCCGAGATTACCATAGAGACAAGGAAATATGTGACGGACTTGCAGCTGGTGGGGATTTCATTTGCGAGACACACCAACTTTGTATAGCTGTCCTTGTGATGATATAACATACCTTCATTCGTATATCATGATAGAGAAAGCTAAATCATACCGTCGATAAAACTATATCGTACATACTTACCGTTTGATCAAGCATCTTAGAGCagctattatgacgtcataatagagcATGCATATTAGAGCagctattatgacgtcataagaGCGATGCGTTTCCCTTTGATAATGATAGCGCACGCAGTTCAaatatgaatgttttatttaaggaatgaattcaatatttatttgttttatacgatataaaatggtttgggaaaaattacgctttataaaccgcgaatgagacagtttacgctttataaaccgcgaagcggtttataaaaagcgtaaactgtttcaaaccattttattcGGTCTTCCCATAAACTAGAGTTATCGTACtgaaagagttatcttcccCTCATAGCAGGTATGCATGCAGTACTGCCGGTCATTTGAAGATGAGTAAACAGTGCGGGAGTTTACGTATACAACGTTAATTAATAACGACTTTTCTTACAGcaaaaaacatttgataatatttaaattaccaaacagaaaacatcaaaagttatctaaaaaattaaaatgattgcaaAGTGTGCGTTTGATTACAATTTATAACGCGATGTACATAGTTTTGCTTAATAGGCAAACATTTCGAGTGAAAGACATTGCGATTCTTATTTTTGGGACAATTACTCCTTTTGTGAGCTAACAGATGGATTTATAGTGGTTTCTCTGATAAAATGAACCCACCTATTACGCAAAAATGAaagatgttatatatatatattggagAGGGCTGGagttgaaaatcatttttttctatgaaatcaacttttttctatagaaatcaaatatagaaatataaattcTTAACGAACTgtccctattttttttttctttctagcACAACGCAAAATCAATATAGGCCTAAGGGAAAGTAtgcatatatataattctgATTAAATTCAAAGATACATATATacgagacccccccccccccctcccctcccgcTAACTTCGCAGACTGGGATTTTGATAATTTGTGaactgattaatttttaaatttattaattgtttttcgtCTTGATTTTCGGTTGGTCTGCTcttccaacccccccccccccccactctttCAAAATACGATGTTTGCGCTGGCCTGTTGAGATGCATTCGTTCGACATGCCATGCTTTCatgaaagaaatacatgtatgtgtacacgCAGTGGGTATTGGTATCTTACCAGGCACCGACGGTCATCAATTCAGGCAGCTGTACCTGTCATGCAGGATGTTTAATCGATGACAATCATTTGAATTTCTCAACAAAACAGATTTGTTGAAAAGAGGAATGACAGCATTGAAAATAGAACTCAGTGTTTTAAATATAGGATTTCATCGAAATTTCAATTTGTCTTTGGTTAAAAATAGAGACCCTTTTTCTTTTAAGTCTTTGAGGAGACAgcttaaacacattttttgtagtttgttttactttcagtacctttattacttttatcatttatctCAGTGCCCTttatataattgaattgtacttTATTCACGTACAATCTATAGCAAACACCATTCTAGGGAATAAacttttcatgaaaaattaagaatggaatgaactatatatataaatataaacgtGAATGTTGTCGATCAAAATCGGAACGcaactttaaatgaaaacatgattgCAAGCGTGTATACGAAAAATTGCGCAAAAGCT
The nucleotide sequence above comes from Magallana gigas chromosome 2, xbMagGiga1.1, whole genome shotgun sequence. Encoded proteins:
- the LOC117681727 gene encoding uncharacterized protein isoform X2, which produces MGSEIWGKLNQNLPLLQRSLHLPTLLDNLVRKGQIDQQTNKDLLNLEVEEAVPKLLDLLMSRNPSSARDMSDALQETHPDIAEKVGLGSLPAAEDCSEPSEHSHVVKSYHAVLAISTEPHKHQEGNQLHHSQNKHSAFM
- the LOC117681727 gene encoding uncharacterized protein isoform X1, which produces MLDQTCCRNRYPYMGSEIWGKLNQNLPLLQRSLHLPTLLDNLVRKGQIDQQTNKDLLNLEVEEAVPKLLDLLMSRNPSSARDMSDALQETHPDIAEKVGLGSLPAAEDCSEPSEHSHVVKSYHAVLAISTEPHKHQEGNQLHHSQNKHSAFM